CCGAGCCCTGCAGCCAAATACTCAGAGCGCAGGTCGTAGGTCAGGCCAATGAGCATGTGCGGAGCAACGTTGCAAGGCAGAACTGCCACGCGCCCGGCGGCGTGGCCCTTGCCAGATACGTTAGCGACAAACCGAGCGGCTGAACATGCCACGCCTGCTCGATCGCCCGGCGAAACAATTAGTAGTTGCCGACTTGCTCGCCACCACTTCGCGTCGTTAAGGCCTTCGTGGTTTGGGGATCGATGCCGCTACTGATGAATCGCACGCTGCCGTCGAGTAAGCCGGCAATCGTGCCGCCGGGATGACTGCCAGGTGGAATCGCCCCGCTGTCTGCATTCCATTCGACAGGCTCCGCCCAGGAACTAGGCCCCGCCTTGGTTTCGACAAAGCCCAGCGTGTTCGACAGGCCATCAGCAACGTCTGAGAAGCGCAACGCCTTAGTCCCTTCGAAGGCGGTCCCCGGTCCAGTCACAAAGACATAGTCGGACCTTGCAGCGTTGTTGCTGGGGTTCGAGGGGTCCTGAAAGACCTTGATTGCCGTGTTGGAAACTCCGGCGTTCTCCGGGCTGTCCCAGGCCTTCGACTGGTCGAACTGGTTGAACAGTGCTTGTTGTTCCATATAAGGCAGAAGCAGCACGCGGCCGCTGAACAGCGGATTCCCTTGGTCGTCAGTAACGACCGCCGGGGGCAGTTGTCCGTGCACATCGTGGTAATTGTGCATGGCCAGCAAGATCTGCCTCAAGTTGTTTGACGACTGCGCCCTGCGGGCAGCTTCGCGCGCGGCTTGCACCGCGGGTAACAAAAGTGCTACCAGTATGCCCGAGCAGAAAAACAGCCCGACCACTGCTCCCACCAGAATGATGGCAATCGTGCCGCCGCCGGCACCCTTGCGCGGTGGTGGCATTGATTGATAACCTGTGCCGCCGGGAATGGTCACCGTTTTGCCGCAACTGCCGCACGGGCCAGACTGGCCGGCATACTGATCGGCAACTTCCGTTTGCTTGCTGCAATGAGGACAGCTGAATTGAATTGTCATGGCTGGGGCCAATCGAACAAGAATTAGAAATCGGGGAGAACTTCACCGCCATCGCGCGTGGTCAGAGGAGTTGAGAGTCGCGCTGAGTCTTCCGTGCGCAGCAATTTCACGTGGCCATCGACAAACCCGAGCATGGTTCCGTTGTGATGGTTTCCCTGCGGAATCGGTCCCGAGGTGGCGTCCCAATCAACTGGCTCGGCCCACGAAGAGGGACCCGAACTCGTTTCGACAACACAAATCGTGTTGGCCGTGCCATCGATGACGGCAGGCATCGAAAGGCATTCTTTGCCGTTGAACACGCAGCGCGGGCCGGTGACGAAGACATAGTCGGTGCGCGCCGGATTCGTACTCGGACTCGACGGATTTTGAAATGGCTTGATTCCCGTTTGCGAAATCGCAATGTTCTCCGGGCTATCCCAGGCCTTGTCTTTATCGAATTGATCGTACAGCGCTCGTTGCTCCATGAAGGGGAGGAGGCAAACGCGACCGCTGTAAAGCGGCTTGCCCGCCTTATCGACCACCACCGCCGGCGGAAAAGTATTGTAGGTGTCGTGATAGTTCTGCAATGCGAGCACATACATTTTGATGTTATTCCCTGACTGCACCCGCCGCGCAGCTTCGCGCGAGGCTTGCACTGCGGGCAACAACAGGGCGATCATAATTCCCGAGCAGGCAACCAGGACGACTAGAGCCCCAACCAGCAGAACGGCCAGGATGGCACCGGTTATTCCTTTACGCTGCGGTGGTGGCGACGACTGAAAGCCACTGCTGCCAGGAATGGTTACCGGCTTGCCGCAACTGCCACAGGGGCCAGACTGCCCGGCAAATTGGTCGGCGACGACGGTTTGCCGGCCGCAATGAGGACAAGAGAATTGAATCGACATTCAACTGCGCCTGGAGAGGATGAGTTTCCCAATGACGGAAATAGTATTACCGAGCCATAAGGATTTCGCTATCCGCAGGAGTTTATTCGCAGCGAGTTAGATCA
Above is a window of Anatilimnocola aggregata DNA encoding:
- a CDS encoding DUF1559 family PulG-like putative transporter; this translates as MTIQFSCPHCSKQTEVADQYAGQSGPCGSCGKTVTIPGGTGYQSMPPPRKGAGGGTIAIILVGAVVGLFFCSGILVALLLPAVQAAREAARRAQSSNNLRQILLAMHNYHDVHGQLPPAVVTDDQGNPLFSGRVLLLPYMEQQALFNQFDQSKAWDSPENAGVSNTAIKVFQDPSNPSNNAARSDYVFVTGPGTAFEGTKALRFSDVADGLSNTLGFVETKAGPSSWAEPVEWNADSGAIPPGSHPGGTIAGLLDGSVRFISSGIDPQTTKALTTRSGGEQVGNY
- a CDS encoding DUF1559 family PulG-like putative transporter: MSIQFSCPHCGRQTVVADQFAGQSGPCGSCGKPVTIPGSSGFQSSPPPQRKGITGAILAVLLVGALVVLVACSGIMIALLLPAVQASREAARRVQSGNNIKMYVLALQNYHDTYNTFPPAVVVDKAGKPLYSGRVCLLPFMEQRALYDQFDKDKAWDSPENIAISQTGIKPFQNPSSPSTNPARTDYVFVTGPRCVFNGKECLSMPAVIDGTANTICVVETSSGPSSWAEPVDWDATSGPIPQGNHHNGTMLGFVDGHVKLLRTEDSARLSTPLTTRDGGEVLPDF